In the genome of Lysobacter sp. BMK333-48F3, the window GCCGCATCGACCACCTCGCTCCAGGCCACGCCCGGCCCCGGGTCGAGATCGAACACGATCCGGTTGGCGCGATCGGGCCGCTCGGCGGTCGAGCCCCAGGGATGGAATTCGAGCGCGTTGAACTGAACCAGCTCCATCAGCCCGCGCGCGTCGCGCACCACCAGGTAGTCGGCGTGGTTGCCGGCTTCTTCCTTGAGCTTGACCCGGTCGACGCGCTCCAGTCCGGCGGTGTGGTGCTTCTGGAAAAAACACGGCCGGCCTACGCCCTGGGTGCAACGGACGATCGACAGCGGCCGGTCGACGATCTCCGGCAACAGCCAGTCCATCATCGCCAGGTAGTAGTCGGCGACGTCCTGCTTGGTCGCGCCGATATCGGCATACACCACCCGGCTCGGGCTGGACACCTGGAAGCCGGACAGATCCTCGTCGCCCGGCGGCGGCCTGCGCGCCGGGGTGACTGCGTACGTGGATTTGGACTTGGATTTTGACTTGGACTTGGATTTTGACTTCGGGGCCGACGCCCTGGCCGCGGATGCGCGCTTGCCCGATGCCGTCGCTCGGTCCGAGTCGAGCAGATCGGCCGGCGCCTTGTCCGGCCGCACGGCCTTCAACGAGGGTTGCCGCAGCAGCCCGTGCGAGCCCAGGCCGCGGTAGAACACCTCGACCACCGCGGCCGGTTCGAACCAGCGCGCGCTGCGCAGGTCGGTGTCGTGCGGCGGCATCTGCACGGTCGGCGCCTTGCGCCCCGCCTGCAGGCGCGCCGAGACCTGGGCGATCAATTCGTCGGAGAAGCCCGAACCGACCTTGCCGGCGTAGATCCAACCGTGCTCGCGGTGCGGACGCGCCAGCAACAGCGAGCCGAAGCCCTGGCGCGAGCCTTTCGGTGCGGTGTAGCCGACCACCGCGAACTCGTCGCTGGCCAGGCTCTTGGTCTTGCGCCAATCGTCGCTGCGCCCGGCGCTGTAGGGCCGGTCGGCGCGCTTGGAGATCACGCCCTCGAAATCGCGCGCGACCGCCAGCCGGTAGGCTTCGTCGCCATCGCCCTGGATGTGCGAGCTGTAGCGCAGATGGCCGTGCGCGCCTTCCAGGAGGCGTTCCAGCAAGCGCTTGCGCTCGATCAGCGGCGCGCCGGTCAGGTCCCAGCCGTCCAGATGCAGCAGATCGAACAGCACCAGCGACAAGGCACCCTGCTTCTCGCCCGACAAGGTCGCCTGGAGCAGGTTGAAATCGGTCTTGGCGCCGCCGCCGGCGATCAGCTCGCCGTCCAGCGCGGCGGACTTCAAGTCCAGCGCGGCGACGGCCGCGGCGATCTCCGGGAGCTTGTCGGTCCACTCCAGCGCGTTGCGCGACCACAGCCGCACCTTGCCCTTGGCCACCGCGGCGCCGATCCGGTAGCCGTCCCACTTCAGCTCGTGCAGCCATTGCTCGCCGCGCGGCGGTTCCCGGCCCAGCGTGGCCAATTGCAATGCGAAGGCTTCGCCGCTCAAGCTCGCCGCCTGGGCGCCCGGCAGTTTCTTCGCTTGCCCGGCCCAGCCGCGCCGCGCCGCCTTCGCCGCCGGCACTTCGCTCAGCCGCCGCTTGCGCGGTTTGCCGGCGCCGGAGCGCTTGAGGTCCGCGGCCGGCGGCGGGGTCACGTCGGCAAGCAGGTCGTCGGCCTCGACCTCGCCGGCGTACTCGTCCTGGTCCTTGAACAGCAGCCACTGCGGCTGCCGCGCCGCCTTGCCCGAACGCACCAGGTGCCAACCGCCCTTGAGCTTGCGCCCGAACAACTCGAAACGCAGATGGCCCTTGGCCAATTGCGCCTCCGGGTCGCCGTCGCTGGACCAGACCCCCGCATCGAACTGGGCGACGTGTCCGCCGCCGTAGTGCCCCTGCGGGATATGGCCTTCGAACTCGGCGTAATCGACCGGATGGTCTTCGACCTCGACCGCCATGCGCTTGACCGCTGGATCGTAGGACGGCCCCTTCGGCACCGCCCAGCTCTTGAGCGCATCGCCGATCTGCAGGCGGAAGTCGTAATGGCGGCGGCTGGCGTGGTGCAACTGGACGACGAAGATCGCGCGCTTGCCCTTGGGCAGGCGCTTGCCCGGCTCCGGCTCGCGGGTGCCGGCGAAGTCTCGCTTGCGGCGGTACTCGACCAGGCTCATCGCCGGCGCGCCCGGGCGCTGCCGGACACTGCGGCCCCGCGGTTCGCGCGGGCGCTGGGGGGACGCTGCAAATGCGGGGCGGCCATGGCGCGCTCCTCGCCGCCGAACGGGTCGCTGCCACGCTGGCGGGACCGGCGTTAGCCAGGCGCGAAGGCCGCACGCCGGCCTAAGCGGCGTGGACTGTGGGCCAGTGCCCGGCTTTGCGCTGAACGGTTCACGGATCTGCAGTTTTTTCACTCCTGCCGGCCAGACCGGGGACCGCAACGCCATCTCGGCCGCAGCTCGCGCCACGGCACGGTACTTGCGTGCTCGTCCAGCGAGGCGTGCGCCTGGACCTCCGGCCGGGCGCGCGAACCGGTGGACGGACACGGCGTTTCGCGGCAGGCTGATTTCCCCCTGGCGACAGCGCCGAGCGAGCCATGACCTCTTTGGACATCCCCGCGCCCGCCACTGAGGCCGCCATGCTGCTGCACCAGCCCCGCCAGCTCGAACTGCTCATCGCCGGGGTCGTGGACTACGCGATCTACATGCTCGATCCGAGCGGCCGGATCGCCAGTTGGAATCCCGGCGGCGTGCGCATCAAGGGCTATCAGTCCGAGGAGGTCATCGGCCGTCACTTCTCGATGTTCTACACGCCGCAGGACAACGCCGCCGGCGTGCCGGAAGCCGCCTTGGCACAGGCGCGCGACACCGGCCGGTTCGAGGCCGAAGGCTGGCGCGTGCGCAAGGACGGCACCCGGTTCTGGGCGCATGTGGTGATCGACGCGATCCGCGAGAACGGCGAGCTGATCGGTTTCGCCAAGGTCACCCGCGACATCACCGAACGCAAGCAGGCCGAACGCGAGCTCGAAGAGGCGCGCTCGGCGCTGCTGCAATCGCAGAAACTCGAGGCGGTCGGCCAGCTGACCTACGGCCTGGCGCACGACTTCAACAATCTGCTCACCGTCGCGCTCAACAGTCTGGAGCGGATGAAGAACGTGCGCGGCGACGCGGAGAAGTTCGACCGCGCCGCCGGCACCGCACGGCGCGCGCTCGACCGCGGCACTCGCCTGACCAAGCAACTGTTGGCGTTTTCGCGCGGCCAGACCCTGCGGCCGAAGGCGGTCGACGTGAACGCCCTGCTCCGCGACGCCGAAGTGCTGCTGGCGCGGGTCTGCGACGAACGCATCCAACTGCTGTTCGAATTGCACAGCCCCCAGGCCACGATCCAGGTCGACCCGAGCCAGTTGGAGGCGGCGCTGCTGAATCTGGTCATCAACGCCCGCGACGCGATCGGTGAAGGCGGCAGTATCCGCATCGGCACCCGCACCGCCGGCGACGCGCTGATCGTATCGGTCGCCGACGACGGGCACGGCATGCCGGCCGAAGTGGCCAAGCGCGCCACCGAACCGTTCTTCACCACCAAAGAAATCGGCCGCGGCAGCGGGCTGGGACTGAGCCAGGTGTACGGCTTCGTCCGCCAGTCCGGCGGCACCTTCGAGCTGCAGTCCGCGCCCGGCAACGGCACCACGGTGCTGATGCATTTCCCCTTGACCGCCAGCGCCGCGCCCGAAGACCGCATCTCGGTGCTGCTGGTCGACGACGACGAAAACATCCTCGACGTGGTCCAGGACAGCCTGGCCGACGCCGGCTATGCGGTCACGGTAGCCAAGAGCGGAAAACAGGCGTTGGAGATCCTCGATACCGACGCCCAGATCGACATCGTTTTCAGCGACGTGTCCATGCCCGGCGGCGTCTCCGGCATCGACCTGGCGAGCCGGCTGCTGGAACTGCGTCCGCAGGTGAGGGTGATCCTGACCTCCGGCTACTCGCCGAACTGGCTGCCGGAAATGCCGCCGAACTGCGAGTTCATGCCCAAGCCCTACGAGTTGTCGGACCTGGACCGGAAACTGAAGCGGCTGCGTCGGCGACGCGCCTGAGGCGGTCGATCGGACTGGGCGCATACCTCGCCACCAGCAGCGCCGGCCGCCGCACATGCAGGGGCGTGCGGGGATCGCGGGCGGCGAAGCAGCGCGAGCTACCGACCTGCATGGGTAGGCGCAAGCAGCCGCCCGGCCCCTCAACCGCCGCTTTCGAACAGCCCCAGGAAAGCCCCGAAGGCGTCCATGACCCACATGCAGGCGAAGTTGTCGGCCAGGCCGAACCAGTTGCAGCCGACCCAGCCGAACGGAACGCACAGGACCGCGACGATAGCCAGACTGGCGATCGCCGCCGCGACCCGCTTTCGCGCCGCCTGCACCAGCAGATCGACGCCGAAGCCGAGCATCAGCAGCACGCAGATCATTCCCAGCAGCAGGGCGATGCCCAGGCCGGTATCGCCGCGGTGCTGCTGAGCCTGGGCATGCTCGAACGCGCTCAAGGCGTAGAAGTACAGGCCGACGAACGGGGCGACGGCAAGGCCGATGCGCAGCGCCACGGCCATCAGCGATCGGCGGAATCTTGCGGCGCGCGTAACGACGGCATTCATGACGGTCCTTGTGGATTCGGCCGCGCGGCGAATCGCGCGACGGGCGATAGGCCTCGTGCCTGCGGTTCGTGCCGGCGTGCGACCTTATCAGATCGTGGCTGCTCCAAAGCGGCGCAACCTGCCGTCCGGCGCATCGCCCCGGACCTATCGGCCGCGCCGCGATCGTGCTGTCCGCCACGCGGATAGTCCCGTTCGCCCCAGACGGATTGATCGCCCGCGCCGGCTCGCCTAGGCTCGATCCGACGACCACCGCGATCCATCGCCGGGTCGCCGCCAACCGACGCAGCCAAGGACGCCGCCATGCGCCCACGCAAACCCACTCAGATACGCATCGCGGTCGGCTTGTTCTACCTGGCGCTGCTGCTGTCGCTGGCGAAACCCTTCATCGAACCCTGGGCCTGGCTGCGCCCGCCGATGATCGTGATCGTCGGCTCCGCCGTCGCCGCCTTGCTGACCGTGTTCCTGATCGAGTTCGTCTCCATCGGCCGCAACTGGGCCCGCATCACCTACCTGGTCCTGACCCTGCTGTCGCTGCCGATCACCGCCCTGGCGCTGAAAGCCGAACTGTCGGCCCCGCACCTCGGCACGGCCTCGATCGCGGTGCAGTTGCTCGCCCACGCCATCGGCCTGTGCCTGCTGTTCACCGCGCCGGGCAAGGCCTGGTTCGCGCCGCGCGGCTGAGCCGCGTCGCGCTAGACCGAAGCCATCGATCCGGCCGGCCTCATCCAGCGGCGCCGACGAGCTCGGGACAGGAATCGTCGGAAGCGACGCAAATCGACACCGGCTCGCCTTGCACGCCCGAGCGCGACACGGGAACCAGTTCCAGTCGCCAGCGCACATGCCCGTCGGCGTCCGCGGCGATGCCCGTCCAAGGCCAGGCGACGGTGATCTTGCCCTGGTAGTCCCTGATCGCCGCCAGCGGATACTCGGGAAACAGGCCGGGGTCGTTGACCCCGGACTTCGCCCGCACCAGCAGCCCGTAGCGCTCGATGTTCCAAGACCTGGGAAGCTCGATGTTGAGGAAACCGACTCCGCCGCAAGTTCCTTCGTCGTCGGAAATCCAAGGGGCGAAATTTACCGCCAGCAGCTTGAGCGGCGGCGGCTTTCGCTCATCGGTCGGAGCGGCTTGCAGATGGAACTCCTGCGAGCGGATCGGGCTGCATGCGAGTGCCGGCGGGGCAACCACAGCCAGCGCAACCACAGCCAGCGCCAGCGCGGCCGCCCACCGGGCGTTCACGCGTCGGCCCGCACGCGCGGCCTGGGGTCCGGACACCGTACTTGCGCTGTGGTCGCTCATTCGGCGGCCCCTGCTTCGAGTGCGGCTTTCAATTCGGCCGGCAGCGCCACGGGCCGTCGGGTCTCGGGCGATACGGCCACTTGGCTGAGCGAGCCGCGGAACGTGGCCTGGCCCTCGGCGTTGCGGGCCAGCATCGACAACGCGAACGAATGCTCGCCGATCTTCTCGACCGCGACCTCGATCTCGATGGTCTCGTCCCAGGTCATGGGATGCAGGAACTCGATCGACAACGCCCGCGCGGGCGGCAGGACGCCCATGGCGAAGATCCGCCGCTCGGCGGGGCCGGCCAGCGCATGCGACAGGAAGGCCAGCCCCGCCTCGACCACGAAATGGGCGATGCGCGGCGTGTAGACCACGCCGCCCGGGTCGCAGTCGCCGAACTGGATGACTCGGGAGATCCGAAACGGCATGGCCCGCTCCGCGCTAGGGTGGAGCGAGCATACGCCGGCCGGCGATGGTCCGGCGGAGATCCGGACTAGGGACTGGGACGCAGGTGGCGCTTGAAGAAATCGACATAGCCGGCGAAGGCCGCGCCCGGATCGCCCTCATAGCGCGAGTCGGCGTCGAACGTGCAGCGCGCGCTGTTGCCGAACGCCTGCAGATAGGCCTGGCACAGCGCCGGGCCGAAGTCCGGGTAGTGCACCGGGTCGCGCTGGGCGATCTCCTCCAGGGTCAATAGCCGGCCGACCTCGGGGCTGTCGTAGATCAGGCGCACCGGCGGGTCCGGCTTCAGGCCGGCGTTGACGCTGCCGATCGCGCTGCCGAACTGGGCGTGCTTGGGGTTCTTCCGGTTGAACAGATACACGAATCGCGGCCGGTCGGCCGGCACGATGAAGAGTTCGGCGAACTCGGCGCCGGAATAGGTCGTCTGCGCGTTCACCGCGTAGACCGCGTTGACCCGGGTCGACTGGCGCGCGACCGGATCGGCGCTGTCCGGATCGCGCATATC includes:
- a CDS encoding thioesterase family protein → MPFRISRVIQFGDCDPGGVVYTPRIAHFVVEAGLAFLSHALAGPAERRIFAMGVLPPARALSIEFLHPMTWDETIEIEVAVEKIGEHSFALSMLARNAEGQATFRGSLSQVAVSPETRRPVALPAELKAALEAGAAE
- the ligD gene encoding DNA ligase D, producing the protein MSLVEYRRKRDFAGTREPEPGKRLPKGKRAIFVVQLHHASRRHYDFRLQIGDALKSWAVPKGPSYDPAVKRMAVEVEDHPVDYAEFEGHIPQGHYGGGHVAQFDAGVWSSDGDPEAQLAKGHLRFELFGRKLKGGWHLVRSGKAARQPQWLLFKDQDEYAGEVEADDLLADVTPPPAADLKRSGAGKPRKRRLSEVPAAKAARRGWAGQAKKLPGAQAASLSGEAFALQLATLGREPPRGEQWLHELKWDGYRIGAAVAKGKVRLWSRNALEWTDKLPEIAAAVAALDLKSAALDGELIAGGGAKTDFNLLQATLSGEKQGALSLVLFDLLHLDGWDLTGAPLIERKRLLERLLEGAHGHLRYSSHIQGDGDEAYRLAVARDFEGVISKRADRPYSAGRSDDWRKTKSLASDEFAVVGYTAPKGSRQGFGSLLLARPHREHGWIYAGKVGSGFSDELIAQVSARLQAGRKAPTVQMPPHDTDLRSARWFEPAAVVEVFYRGLGSHGLLRQPSLKAVRPDKAPADLLDSDRATASGKRASAARASAPKSKSKSKSKSKSKSTYAVTPARRPPPGDEDLSGFQVSSPSRVVYADIGATKQDVADYYLAMMDWLLPEIVDRPLSIVRCTQGVGRPCFFQKHHTAGLERVDRVKLKEEAGNHADYLVVRDARGLMELVQFNALEFHPWGSTAERPDRANRIVFDLDPGPGVAWSEVVDAARQIRKLLQSLQLQSFVRTSGGKGLHVVVPVRPGCDWSLVKPFAHGFADTLAAMEPLKYVATSSKKFRNKRIFVDYLRNGRGATSVASFSLRAREGAPVAMPLRWEELGKVKSGHAFDIVSAVARVKRLRRHPWQGIDQVEQDLERVHELLRELGAP